The proteins below come from a single Portunus trituberculatus isolate SZX2019 chromosome 2, ASM1759143v1, whole genome shotgun sequence genomic window:
- the LOC123504996 gene encoding uncharacterized protein LOC123504996 encodes MAPRAGCLLLPLFIALARVIFVDAECGILSPTTCTDDVATLCADCGTVSQVPNPFDCTSYYLCKDATNLLVPDPLPCPDGDTFDEKELVCKPDGKCSLNCNLPGGGGDCFYTCNGDQSKKIADPFDCSVFYQCTSTEPEPATTCPADAPYFTGDKCGVDESACCRCRPYCYAGDVAGKYVQDPTDCRKYFVCTAEHEMPPFQSECRDGETFDSRARKCSSTAPCMTLCRNVVDENGCIDPYTCQELGYFPICKTQCLREYYHCVEVSDDYATPETCPNNLVFNPDTLTCIKNEACPYTQ; translated from the exons ATGGCTCCTCGTGCCGgctgtctcctcctcccactcttcatt GCATTGGCAAGAGTCATCTTTGTAGATGCGGAATGCGGCATTCTATCACCCACTACTTGTACGGATGATGTAGCCACATTATGTGCCGACTGTGGCACAGTCTCTCAAGTGCCGAACCCTTTTGATTGCACCAGTTACTACCTGTGCAAGGATGCCACCAACCTTTTAGTCCCTGACCCCCTCCCCTGCCCGGACGGTGATACATTCGACGAGAAAGAATTGGTGTGCAAGCCAGACGGCAAATGCTCGCTTAACTGCAACCTTCCAGGTGGCGGCGGAGACTGCTTTTATACCTGTAATGGGGATcagagtaaaaagatagccgATCCATTTGACTGCAGCGTGTTCTACCAATGTACCAGTACGGAGCCTGAGCCGGCTACAACGTGTCCTGCTGATGCACCGTACTTTACTGGGGAcaagtgtggtgtggatgagtcTGCTTGCTGCCGTTGCCGCCCCTACTGCTACGCCGGAGACGTTGCAGGCAAGTACGTACAGGACCCCACAGACTGCCGGAAATACTTCGTGTGTACAGCGGAGCATGAGATGCCGCCGTTCCAAAGTGAGTGTAGAGATGGTGAGACCTTTGACTCCCGCGCGAGGAAGTGTAGCAGCACGGCGCCGTGCATGACGCTGTGCAGGAACGTGGTGGACGAGAACGGCTGCATCGACCCGTACACGTGCCAGGAATTAGGCTACTTCCCCATATGCAAGACACAGTGCCTGAGGGAATACTACCACTGTGTGGAGGTCAGTGACGATTACGCCACGCCGGAGACGTGCCCCAATAACCTTGTCTTCAACCCCGACACTCTGACGTGTATCAAGAACGAAGCCTGTCCTTATACCCA